From a single Streptomyces sp. NBC_01264 genomic region:
- a CDS encoding transposase family protein: protein MALCAVAVLGGAAALVSIARFAAGAPPEIRTRLGLERSVPGACTLGRLLARIDADALDRAVGDWLAGQLEPADGLRALAVDGKSLRGSRTHDPVAVHLLAAVLHGEKTVIAQRQVDSKSNEITAFRSLPPPVGAGRHRRC, encoded by the coding sequence TTGGCTCTGTGTGCCGTCGCTGTCCTTGGCGGTGCTGCCGCGCTGGTGTCCATCGCCCGGTTCGCGGCCGGTGCCCCGCCCGAAATCCGGACCCGCCTCGGCCTGGAGAGGAGTGTCCCGGGGGCGTGCACGCTGGGGCGGCTGCTGGCCCGCATCGACGCCGATGCTCTGGACCGGGCCGTCGGCGACTGGCTCGCCGGCCAGCTGGAGCCCGCCGACGGACTGCGGGCCCTGGCCGTGGACGGCAAGTCCCTGCGCGGCTCGCGCACCCACGATCCCGTCGCCGTCCACCTGCTTGCCGCGGTCCTGCACGGCGAGAAGACGGTGATCGCCCAGCGTCAGGTCGACTCCAAGAGCAACGAGATCACCGCGTTCCGGTCCCTGCCCCCCCCCGTTGGAGCTGGTCGGCACCGTCGCTGCTGA